The following are from one region of the Priestia filamentosa genome:
- a CDS encoding TIGR01440 family protein, which yields MLTDFSEQVSLRDKTLVIGCSTSEVSGERIGTAGKSPVAETIFSSLDKLSKEKGVKLAFQCCEHLNRAIVVERETAKEHGLDPVSVIPAAKAGGSMATYAYEHMKDPVVVEEVKAEAGIDIGDTFIGMHLKAVAVPVRCQSNKLGEAHVTFATTRPKFIGGARATYA from the coding sequence ATGTTGACTGATTTTTCAGAACAAGTTTCTTTGCGTGATAAAACATTAGTTATTGGTTGCAGTACAAGTGAAGTGAGCGGGGAGAGAATTGGAACAGCAGGCAAGAGCCCTGTAGCAGAAACGATTTTTTCTTCTTTGGACAAGCTTAGTAAAGAAAAAGGAGTCAAATTAGCTTTTCAATGTTGTGAACATTTAAATCGGGCTATTGTTGTTGAAAGGGAGACAGCAAAAGAGCATGGATTAGATCCGGTAAGTGTTATTCCAGCAGCAAAAGCTGGCGGATCAATGGCAACGTATGCTTACGAACATATGAAAGATCCTGTTGTAGTGGAAGAAGTAAAAGCTGAAGCTGGAATTGACATTGGTGACACATTTATTGGAATGCATTTAAAAGCTGTTGCTGTTCCTGTTCGGTGTCAAAGCAATAAACTGGGAGAAGCACACGTTACTTTTGCTACAACAAGACCTAAGTTCATTGGTGGGGCCAGAGCAACATATGCTTAA
- a CDS encoding methyl-accepting chemotaxis protein, producing the protein MKESVYEVSSSVETIVSFSQQQVQNIGQTSSQSQEVAAIAEETSVGAEEVNAVIKEQLYLMKEVSNVAKYLAEQAEQLKFTIQRFKL; encoded by the coding sequence GTGAAAGAATCTGTTTATGAGGTTTCTTCCTCTGTTGAAACTATTGTCTCTTTCTCGCAGCAGCAAGTACAAAACATAGGCCAAACATCAAGTCAATCTCAGGAAGTAGCAGCAATCGCTGAAGAAACATCAGTAGGTGCAGAAGAAGTGAATGCTGTAATTAAGGAACAGCTTTATTTAATGAAAGAAGTTAGTAATGTTGCGAAATATTTAGCAGAACAAGCTGAGCAATTGAAATTCACAATTCAACGTTTTAAGTTATAA
- a CDS encoding methyl-accepting chemotaxis protein, translating to MQAVGQLEKHAKQVEDITSLVGDISRQTNLLALNASIEAARAGEHGEGFAVVAEEVRKLADESAQAVKSITKPIQNIQNGISEAVNQIHHQVEIGKQEVLKGDKTQKVLKDCERICL from the coding sequence TTGCAAGCTGTTGGCCAACTTGAGAAACACGCTAAACAAGTAGAAGATATTACCTCACTTGTAGGGGATATTTCGAGACAAACAAATTTGCTTGCATTAAATGCCTCGATTGAAGCAGCACGGGCAGGAGAGCATGGAGAGGGATTTGCTGTTGTAGCAGAAGAAGTGCGTAAATTGGCTGATGAAAGTGCACAAGCTGTAAAAAGTATTACAAAGCCTATTCAAAATATCCAAAATGGAATTAGTGAAGCTGTAAATCAAATTCATCACCAAGTCGAAATCGGAAAGCAAGAAGTGTTAAAAGGGGATAAAACACAAAAAGTATTAAAAGATTGTGAAAGAATCTGTTTATGA
- a CDS encoding HAMP domain-containing protein: protein MSQTVFTALVLTLGIFWTGLLMFLATGFIIRPLQQLEIVVNKAAEGNLSDEVNLKLSNDEIYDIGQAFNRMLQNMRDIIMTIEENTNKANECMLQISNLADNAFRHSSHISQTIDEISEGAENSAAAIEDTAESIEHVLVLAGDVREKALHSKRPF from the coding sequence GCTCTTGTTCTCACGCTTGGGATATTTTGGACAGGGTTGTTAATGTTTTTAGCAACAGGTTTCATTATCCGTCCTTTGCAACAGTTAGAGATTGTAGTAAATAAAGCAGCTGAAGGTAATCTCAGTGATGAAGTAAATCTAAAACTTTCAAATGATGAAATCTATGATATTGGACAAGCTTTTAATAGAATGCTGCAAAATATGCGTGACATAATTATGACTATTGAAGAGAACACAAATAAAGCAAATGAGTGCATGCTTCAAATCTCTAATTTAGCAGATAATGCCTTTAGACATTCTTCGCATATTTCCCAAACAATTGATGAAATATCGGAGGGCGCTGAAAACTCTGCAGCTGCTATTGAAGACACAGCAGAATCTATTGAGCATGTGCTTGTTCTAGCAGGAGATGTGCGGGAAAAAGCACTACATTCAAAGCGTCCTTTCTGA